TGGGCAGCAAGGTTCACCGCCCGCAGGACGTTCAAACCTGCCGCGTACAAAACACGCGCTACTACAACGCGCAGGTGCATCATGCGTCTTTGGCCCTGCCGCAATTCGTTAAGGAGCTCGTCGAGTCATGAGTTTTGAGTTCGAACTCGCAAAACCGTTCGCGCCTGAGTACAGCGGGAATGTGTTCATCGGATCGAGTGACGATTTCGCTGCCGCACAGGCCGTGATTTACGGGATGCCCATGGATTGGACCGTGTCGTTCCGCTCAGGCACGCGCCTGGGCCCGACGCGCATCCGCGAAGTCAGCCTCGGGCTCGAGGAATACAGCCCGTATCTAGATAAAGATCTCGCGGATATCACCTACTTTGACGCCGGTGATATTCCACTGCCATTCGGCAATCCCGAAGAGAGCGTGCACCGCATCTACACGTACGTGCGTGCGCTCTACGAAGCGGGCAAGTTGCCGATAGGGCTCGGTGGGGAGCATTTGGTCTCGTGGGGATCGATTCGAGCAGCCGCCGAAAAGTACCCGGACTTGCGCGTCATCCATATTGACGCACATACGGATTTGCGCGACCACTACGAAGGCCAGCCGTTTTCGCACGCGACGGTGATTAAGAAGGTATGTGACGCAATCGGGCCGGACAAGGTGTATCAGTTCGGCATTCGCTCCGGCACCCGTGAGGAGTTCGCCTGGGCGCGCGAAAACACGCATTTCTTCCCGTTTGAACTGGCAGATCCACTGCAGACCGTCTTGCCGGAACTTCACGACAAGCCGATTTACGTGACGTGGGATATTGACGTGTTCGATCCCGCCACAGCCCCTGGCACAGGCACCGCCGAGCATGGCGGCATCTTCGCGCCAGAAGCGTTCCGCGCGATGCGCTACTTGGCTTCGCTGGACGTCGTGGGCTTCGATTTGGTCGAGGTATCACCGCAGATTGACCCGACGGAACAGACGCAAATCCTCGCGTCGAAGCTGATTCGCGAGGCGTTGCTTGCGTTTGTCAAGTGAGATGGGTGAGTGAAGCCGATGCATACAAATTCAGGTTCAGGTAATCAGTCGATGTCGCCGGACAAGCGCACTTGTGTGCTCACATGGGTCCGGCGCACGGACGCACTGCAACAGCCGGAGACGGAACAGATTTCGGACGTCGTCTGGCAGCAGAAGGCCGGCGCGCACTACCTGTCGTACGAGGAACCTGTCTCGGACGCCGCTGGCACGGTGCGCACGACCTTGCGCCTCGAGGCGGATGCCATCACGTGGATTCGCCACGGCGTCATCAACTGGACGCACACCTTCCGCGCGGGCGAACACCATACGTCGCACATGGCGATGGGGCCGCAGTCGGTGTCCATTTCGACCACGACGACGAGCCTGCACGTAGACGTCGGGCCAAACGGCGGTCACGCTACCTTGGTCTACGCCATGCAGATGGCGGGCGAGGAGAGCGACGTCGCGCTTGAGCTCACGTTTGAGGCGTAAGTCAGCCTTTGACGCCCGGTAGGGCGTCAAAGGCAGGGCGAGCACCTGCCGCCGGGGACGGCGGCGAGGTGCGGCGCTTCGGCAGCAGGGTGGCTTGTGGGGCCGGCGGGATCGGGCGGTGCGGCTGCGGGGCATCGGCGGGATCGAGCGGGATCGAGCGGGATCGAGCGGGATCGAGCGGGATCGACCGCAGGCAGCGCTCCGAGTGTCGGATGAATGTCCGGCTGGCTGGCTGGAGACAGGATAGCGCACGAAAAGTGCCTTATTGTCGGGATGTGCGGAGAATTAGCCCGTTTAGCGCATGAAATTTGTCTTATGCCCCACAAAACCAACGGAAAATGACGTCTGGGCCGCGAATAAGGCATTTTTTGTGTCTTAACCGGCGGCTTTTCAGTTGATCTGTCTTATTAAGACATGCGCCATCGCTGGCTCGATCCCGGCGGGCGTTCCCATCCCCGCCCCATCACTTGGGTACCTGCAGTGCCTACCGCACCCGCAATCCACGCGGTGACCGCATTTGCGCTACTCACAGCCCGCACTCACCGCAGCCCAATTGCCAATTCCTCCTCCTATACCCAGGATACCCGGTGTTTCGCGACTCAATGGACTGTTTACTCCACGGTTGGACAGAATAATAAAGGTGTGCCTGGCGCATAAGCAGCTGTTGTCCTCGGCGCCAATTCAAAATCGAGGATAGGTGATAGCCGTGGATGTGCGAGAGCAGGAAGCGCGCTTCATTCGAACCCTGATGGAGGCGATGCGCGAAGAGGTCATGCGGGAGTTTGCCGATGCGTCGCCGACAGACACCGGGGATTGGACAAGCCACATGGCGGGTCAATATGGTGCGATGCTGTATCAGCGAGCGAGGCAGATTGTCCGGAAGTCTGCTGATCTGCCGCAGCACGACGGGCACACGAAGCGCCGCAAACGCCCATGACGCGCCCGCGCGCAGCGAGGTCCATTCATCCCCACAAGCCCCTCGAATAAATGTTATCTGTTATCGCTTGGGTATCAGGGCCTTGATGTCCAGCCAGCCCTCCGGGTGGATGTAGAACTCGGGTTCGTATTCGTCTCCCCACTCTTTGAGCATCCGCGTGAAGATGTATCGTTTCACCTCGATGAACTTGTCGCGGGTTTCCGGTTTGGTCATGTTGTCCGCGTGAACGCGTATATTGTACAGATCGTCGTTGACGTAAATAAAGCGGCTGATGTGGATGAGCTTTAGCAGCAGCAGACGGTCTTCGGCCATGCGGCCGTCAGTAATGGGATCCCGCTCGAATCCACCGACCTCGCGTACCGTCGAGGTACGCAAAAATCGTGGGACGAGGGTGGGACCGTAGAGGATGAAATCGTATTGATTGTCAAATGCGCGTCCTGGCTGTTGCGCCTGCTGAATTAACTGGCCGTCTGGATGTTCGTGCCAGATGACGGCGTTGCCACAGACGAGGGAGACGTCGGCGGAGGCCGCCTCGATGGCCGTCAGGCAGGTTTCCAGCGTTTGCGGTGCATACCAATCGTCGCTGTCGAGGATGGTAAAGTAACGCGTGCGCACGGCGTCTAGGCCCGCCTGCAGCGCTTGGCCGAGGCCGCGGTTTTCGGGCAGCGCGAGGCACTGAATGCGCCGGTCGAGTTTGCGATACGTCTCTACGACGTCACGAGTATGGTCAGTGGATCCGTCATCTATCACGATGCAAACAAAGTCTTGCAGCGTTTGCCGTTGAATGCTTTCGATGGCTTGGCCAACATACTGTTCCCGGTTGTAAGCAGGAATCAGGACGGTGACGAGCGGTTCGTTCATAGTATCCCTCCAAAGTTGCTGCGTCCGGAGTGCCTTCGGCCATTATAATCGGTGCTAGATGAGGTGCCAAATGCTGCTCAAAATGCCGCCCCAAATGCTCCCACAAATGTTGCCCGGTTGTGGCGCGTCGCCGGTGAAGTCGCCGCATTTGTCGGCGTAGGAACATAGGCCCATGCGTAAGCGCCTACATTTTCGTGGCGAGAAGGGTTCTTTTCCTCGACAGTTGTGTTATGATTCACAGTATACCGACCGGTTGGTCGGGAGTGAGCGTTGACCGCGTGACCTGAGTGTGCGAGGAGGCATCCCGATGCGATTTGCGATTCAACTCATTCTATTTATTCTCGTGTTTGGAACCGGCGTATTTTTGTTTGCTACGGCGGTGGTGGACCGTTACAAATTCCTTCGTGTCGCACAGGAGGATAACGCGCGTACGGGACGGCACGGGGCGCGTATTTGGAGTTTTATCACCAACGTGCTTCTGCAGAAAAAGGTGATTGCAGAGCCCTCCGGCATTGGTCACCTGTTTATTTTCTGGGGCTTTCTAGTGCTCGTCTTTGGCGATTTGGATTTTCTCGTCTATCACGTGAGCGGTTGGCACTTTCCGTGGGCGGGTATGGCTTGGTATCTCTTCATGCAGGAAATGTTCTCGCTATTTGTAATTGCCGCAATCATCGTGGCGGCATTTCGCCGGTATATCATTCGTCCGATGCGGACTGAACCGACACTTGAGGCGGGATTGATTTTAGGCCTTATCACCATGCTGGTGGTGACGTATTTCGTCGCAACAGGTGCGGAGATGGCAGAACGCGGCGTGTTCCCGGGCAACGCGTCACCCGTGCTCAACGGTATTGCGCACGGGTTTCAAGGGACATCTGCAGGTGTGCTCACCATTGTGGCTGAAATCGCCTTTTGGGTGCACGTCCTGTGTCTGACGGCGTTTCTCTATGTCATCCCGAGATCGAAACATTCGCACATGATGGGCGCGATGGCGAACTGGTATTTCCGACGCTATGACGCTCCTGGTAAATTGCGTAAACTGGATTTGGAAGATGAGCAAGTCGAGGAGTTTGGTGTCGGGCAGATTCACCAATTCACGTGGAAGCAACTGTTGGACGGTTACGCCTGTACGGAATGTGGTCGCTGTCATATCAATTGCCCGGCTACGCTCAGCGGCAAACCGCTGTCGCCGCGAAATGTCATCCTGAAGATGAAAGATACCATCACGGCCGAGGGGCCTGGGCTATTGGCACAGATGGCGGCTGGCGCGGAGACGTTGTCGTCGCAACCACTGTTTGAAGGTGTCTTCACAGAAGAAGAGGTGTGGGCTTGCACGACGTGCCGCGCTTGTGAAGAAGCCTGCCCTGTCGCGAATGAGCACGTCCAGGACATCATTGATTTGCGCCGCTACCTGGTGTTGACAGAAGGCAAGGCTTCGCCAGAGGTCAACAAGGTGTTCCAAAACTTGGAGCGGCAGTCGAATGAGTGGGGGATTAGCCGGCGGGATCGGGCGAAGTGGGTAGGAGAACTGCCGGTCAAGACGATGGCGGAGGTCGATGGTCAGGCGGAGTACCTGTTCTTTGTCGGTACGGCGGCCTCGTTCGATCAGCGCGGTCAGAAAATTGCCCAGGCATTCGCCAAAATTCTTCTGGCGGCTGGCGTGGATTTCGCGATTTTGGCGGAGGAAGAGGAGAGCGACGGCGACTCCGCGAGGCGGCTTGGCAACGAGTTTTTGTATCAAGAGTTTGTCGAGCGCAATATCGAGACGTTCCGCCAGTATGGCGTCAAGAAGATTATCACGACCGATCCGCATGCGTATAACACGTTTAAAAATGAGTACCCGGACTTTGGATTTGAGGCGGAGGTCTATCACGCCACGGAGTTCGCCGTGCAGTTGCTGCAACAAGGGCGTCTTCAGCCGACGGTTGCACTCAATCAGACGGTCACCTACCACGACTCTTGCTATCTTGGGCGCTACAACGGCATATACGACGCTCCGCGTCTGATTTTACAGGCGATTCCCGGCGTCAAACTGGTCGAAATGGAACGGCATCACAACAAGAGCATGTGTTGTGGCGCGGGTGGCGGCGGGATGTTCAAAGAGGAGACAGGAACCCGCATTAATGTCCTGCGGGCCGAACAGGCGATTCGCACGGGCGCCACGGTGATTGGCACTGCTTGCCCGTATTGTATGACGATGATGAACGACGGTACGAAGGCGCACGGGAAGGAAGAAGAGATTCAAACGTACGACGTGGTGGAACTGTTGGCGATGTCGATCGCGCCTGCGGCCGAATAACCTATTGTGCATATGTTGAAACTTGCTTGCGTAACATGAACCACACAACCACAGCCCGTTCCTGTCGGATGCACCGGGCGACGATGGGAGGACTCACTTTGGCACAAGAGAATTTTGTTCAGCTGCAGTTCGAGAATCAGACGGCGATTCTTACCCTCAACCGACCGCAACAACGAAACGTGCTCAATCGCGACGTATTGTCGGAGCTTGGCATGCACATTGCGGTGTTGTCCGGCCGCAGGGACATTCGGACCATTCTTCTGCGCGGTGAAGGCGACGCGTTTAGTGTTGGAGCGGATATCGCTTTGCTCCAGGAGATGAATGCGCAACAAGCGGAACAATTTGCACGGATGGGGCAGCGGGTCTTTAGTGCGCTCGCAAATCTACCACAGCCGACGATTGCGCTCGTTCATGGCTTTGCGTTGGGCGGCGGCCTGGAGTTGGCGTTGGCGTGTGATGTGCGTATTTGTGCAGAAACTGCGCAGTTTGGGCAGCCGGAGGTACAACTTGGCGTCCTGCCAGGCTTCGGAGGTAGTCAGCGGCTGCCGCGAATCATTGGAGTCGGTCGGGCGTTGCACATGATGTTATCCGGTTCGCGGATTGACGCCGCCACTGCGTTGTCGTACGGTTTGGTCACGCAGGTCGTACCCGATGATGCGTTGCTCGAGACGGGCTTGGCTTATGCACAGGGGCTGCATCGGATGGCTCCACTCGCTTTGCAGTATGTCAAGCGGGCGGTGCACGACGGGATGGAGGTAGATCTCCAGCGCGGTCAGTCCCTGGAGGCGACATTGTTTGGCCTCGTCAGCGCGACGGTGGACAAGCAGGAGGGCATGCGAGCGTTTATCGAGAAGAGATCGCCGGAGTTCCGTGGAGAGTAAGTAATCTGTATACTCGTTGTGGTGGGACCGAATGTTCTTTTTCGTGTGGGTCCTGTAGAGCGTAGATACATGCGCCATAGATTGTGTTCACGCGGACTTTGCGGTTAGGTTAAAATCGGTAAAACTATGGGTATGCTGACATAGGTGACGGAAGTTTTTTCTGTTGCCGAGCCAAACTCAGGAAATGCATGACACTGTCTTGCAGCGTATGCTATAATCCATGTATTTGCTACGAGGTGTAGAAGGGACGGGTGTGAATGGCTGTCACCTTGACGCGGTCGGATCATGAGATCCAACAAATGCCGTTAGTGGAGCTTGCCTACGAGATCCTCAAGGCAAAGAAAGAGCCGCTTTATTTTCGCGATATCATGAAGGAAATCCAAGAGTTGCGCAATCTCACGGAGGAGCAGTTCAACGACGTGATTGCCCGGGTCTACACAGAGATCAACGTCGATGGTCGCTTCATCTGTATTGGTCAGAACGTGTGGGGGCTGAACCGTTGGTATCCAACTGACAAGGTAGCCGAACGGCTCAGCGGGAAGAAATTCATCCGCAAGTCCGGCGATGCCTTCAGTGACGATGACGACGATTTGGATGATGAGTACGAGGACGTCGAACCGGTGGATGCCGACGAGTCAGACTTTGACGTACCGGCCGCCGACGATGAAATTGACTTCGATTCGGGCGCGGATGACGACGATGATGCATTGTCGGACGACGACGAAGAGTTCGAGGAAGACGAGTTGTATGATGAAGACGATGAGGACCAAGCGGAAGAGGAAGACTAACGGATAACTCAGTCGTCTTGACTGCGTTCTGGGTGTGACCAGGGCGCAGTTTTTGTGTGTGGTTCGGTGTCTTGCAAATACATGGAAGGGGCAGTGGTTCATGAGCACGAAATATATTTTCGTGACGGGCGGTGTCGTGTCCGGGCTTGGAAAAGGAATTACGGCCGCATCCTTGGGGCGATTGTTAAAAAATCGAGGCCTCAACGTCACGATTCAAAAGTTTGATCCATATATCAATGTCGACCCAGGTACAATGAGTCCATATCAGCACGGCGAGGTGTTTGTGACCGACGACGGCGCCGAAACGGACCTGGATTTAGGGCATTATGAGCGATTTATTGACAACAATTTGAGTCAGGCGAACAACGTCACCAGTGGCCGTATTTACTGGTCGGTCATCTCCAAGGAACGCCGCGGTGACTACCTTGGCGGCACGGTGCAAGTCATCCCTCACGTCACCAACGAAATCAAAGAACGGATTATGCAGGCTGCAAAACCGGATACCGATATTGTGATCACCGAGATTGGCGGCACGGTCGGTGACATCGAAAGCCAACCATTCCTCGAAGCGATTCGCGAGATGAAGGGTGAGGTTGGTCGCAACAACGTTCTCTACATCCACGTGACGTTGATTCCGTATTTGCGGATGGCCGGAGAAGTCAAAACGAAGCCGACACAGCACAGTGTCGCATCCCTGCGCAGCATTGGCATCAGCCCGAATGTGATTGTCTGTCGGACAGAGGTGCCACTGGCTGACGACGTCAAGAAAAAAATCGCCTTGTTCTGCGATACGGATGAAGATTCCGTCGTTGAAGCGCGCGATGCCGACGTCCTTTATGAAGTGCCGTTGATGCTGCGCGACCAAGGGCTGGACGATATTGTATTGCGTCACTTTGGCATTGAGGCACCGGCACCAGACCTCGACGAGTGGATTGCGATGGTCAACCGCGTCAAGTCTCTGCACCGCGAGGTGACGATTGCCGTCGTCGGTAAGTATGTCGCGCTGCCAGACGCCTATGCCAGCGTCATTGCGGCACTGAATCACGGCGGTTATGAGAACGATGCGCACGTCAATATCCGTTGGGTCCATGCAGAAGAGGTCACACAGTTGAATGTGGACAAGTTGTTGGCTGGCGTTGACGGGATTTTGGTACCAGGTGGATTCGGAGACAGAGGGATTGAAGGGAAGATTGTCGCAGCGCAATACGCGCGTGAACGCAATATCCCGTATTTCGGCATTTGTTTGGGAATGCAAATCGCCGTGATTGAGTACGCTAGGCACGTAGCTGGAATGGACGGCGCGCATACCAGTGAAATTGATCCGCAGACGCCGTATCCCGTCATCGATTTATTGCCGGAGCAGCAAGATATTGAGGACAAGGGTGGCACGATGCGTCTAGGCGCGTACCCTTGCCGGTTGCGCGAGGGTTCTTTGGCAGCCGCCGCTTATCAAGCGGATTGGGTTTCCGAACGCCACCGCCACCGCTATGAATTCAATAATGAATTCCGGGCCAAGTTGGAAGAGAATGGCCTCGTGATTACGGGCACCTCACCGGATGGCCGCCTCGTGGAGATTGTCGAGGTTCCAAACCATCGCTGGTATGTTGGCGTGCAATTCCACCCAGAATTCACGTCGCGCCCGAATCGCGCGCAACCGCTGTTCCGTGAATTTATCGCGGCCAGCGTCGCATATCAGTCGGAACGCTGAAAACTTCCGCTGAAAACTTCCTAGGAGACACGAAGGATTCTCTGTCGGACATGCCGAACTCTCCTCTTGCAGATAGAGTGGTATGTCAAGAAGAGGTGTTTGTGTGTCGTATAAAGTCTTGGTAGTTGATGACCAGTTTGGGATTCGAGTACTCTTACAGGAAGTTTTACAGCGAGAAGGCTATGAGATTTTTCAAGCGCCCAATGGTACGACAGCGTTAGACATTGTGCAGCGAGAACACCCGGATTTGATTTTGCTGGATATGAAGATTCCAGGGATGGACGGACTGGAGATCTTGAGAAACATTCGCAAAC
Above is a genomic segment from Alicyclobacillus acidoterrestris containing:
- the speB gene encoding agmatinase, producing MSFEFELAKPFAPEYSGNVFIGSSDDFAAAQAVIYGMPMDWTVSFRSGTRLGPTRIREVSLGLEEYSPYLDKDLADITYFDAGDIPLPFGNPEESVHRIYTYVRALYEAGKLPIGLGGEHLVSWGSIRAAAEKYPDLRVIHIDAHTDLRDHYEGQPFSHATVIKKVCDAIGPDKVYQFGIRSGTREEFAWARENTHFFPFELADPLQTVLPELHDKPIYVTWDIDVFDPATAPGTGTAEHGGIFAPEAFRAMRYLASLDVVGFDLVEVSPQIDPTEQTQILASKLIREALLAFVK
- a CDS encoding DUF1934 domain-containing protein — encoded protein: MHTNSGSGNQSMSPDKRTCVLTWVRRTDALQQPETEQISDVVWQQKAGAHYLSYEEPVSDAAGTVRTTLRLEADAITWIRHGVINWTHTFRAGEHHTSHMAMGPQSVSISTTTTSLHVDVGPNGGHATLVYAMQMAGEESDVALELTFEA
- a CDS encoding glycosyltransferase family 2 protein; translated protein: MNEPLVTVLIPAYNREQYVGQAIESIQRQTLQDFVCIVIDDGSTDHTRDVVETYRKLDRRIQCLALPENRGLGQALQAGLDAVRTRYFTILDSDDWYAPQTLETCLTAIEAASADVSLVCGNAVIWHEHPDGQLIQQAQQPGRAFDNQYDFILYGPTLVPRFLRTSTVREVGGFERDPITDGRMAEDRLLLLKLIHISRFIYVNDDLYNIRVHADNMTKPETRDKFIEVKRYIFTRMLKEWGDEYEPEFYIHPEGWLDIKALIPKR
- a CDS encoding (Fe-S)-binding protein, which encodes MRFAIQLILFILVFGTGVFLFATAVVDRYKFLRVAQEDNARTGRHGARIWSFITNVLLQKKVIAEPSGIGHLFIFWGFLVLVFGDLDFLVYHVSGWHFPWAGMAWYLFMQEMFSLFVIAAIIVAAFRRYIIRPMRTEPTLEAGLILGLITMLVVTYFVATGAEMAERGVFPGNASPVLNGIAHGFQGTSAGVLTIVAEIAFWVHVLCLTAFLYVIPRSKHSHMMGAMANWYFRRYDAPGKLRKLDLEDEQVEEFGVGQIHQFTWKQLLDGYACTECGRCHINCPATLSGKPLSPRNVILKMKDTITAEGPGLLAQMAAGAETLSSQPLFEGVFTEEEVWACTTCRACEEACPVANEHVQDIIDLRRYLVLTEGKASPEVNKVFQNLERQSNEWGISRRDRAKWVGELPVKTMAEVDGQAEYLFFVGTAASFDQRGQKIAQAFAKILLAAGVDFAILAEEEESDGDSARRLGNEFLYQEFVERNIETFRQYGVKKIITTDPHAYNTFKNEYPDFGFEAEVYHATEFAVQLLQQGRLQPTVALNQTVTYHDSCYLGRYNGIYDAPRLILQAIPGVKLVEMERHHNKSMCCGAGGGGMFKEETGTRINVLRAEQAIRTGATVIGTACPYCMTMMNDGTKAHGKEEEIQTYDVVELLAMSIAPAAE
- a CDS encoding enoyl-CoA hydratase/isomerase family protein; the protein is MAQENFVQLQFENQTAILTLNRPQQRNVLNRDVLSELGMHIAVLSGRRDIRTILLRGEGDAFSVGADIALLQEMNAQQAEQFARMGQRVFSALANLPQPTIALVHGFALGGGLELALACDVRICAETAQFGQPEVQLGVLPGFGGSQRLPRIIGVGRALHMMLSGSRIDAATALSYGLVTQVVPDDALLETGLAYAQGLHRMAPLALQYVKRAVHDGMEVDLQRGQSLEATLFGLVSATVDKQEGMRAFIEKRSPEFRGE
- the rpoE gene encoding DNA-directed RNA polymerase subunit delta, with translation MPLVELAYEILKAKKEPLYFRDIMKEIQELRNLTEEQFNDVIARVYTEINVDGRFICIGQNVWGLNRWYPTDKVAERLSGKKFIRKSGDAFSDDDDDLDDEYEDVEPVDADESDFDVPAADDEIDFDSGADDDDDALSDDDEEFEEDELYDEDDEDQAEEED
- a CDS encoding CTP synthase, whose protein sequence is MSTKYIFVTGGVVSGLGKGITAASLGRLLKNRGLNVTIQKFDPYINVDPGTMSPYQHGEVFVTDDGAETDLDLGHYERFIDNNLSQANNVTSGRIYWSVISKERRGDYLGGTVQVIPHVTNEIKERIMQAAKPDTDIVITEIGGTVGDIESQPFLEAIREMKGEVGRNNVLYIHVTLIPYLRMAGEVKTKPTQHSVASLRSIGISPNVIVCRTEVPLADDVKKKIALFCDTDEDSVVEARDADVLYEVPLMLRDQGLDDIVLRHFGIEAPAPDLDEWIAMVNRVKSLHREVTIAVVGKYVALPDAYASVIAALNHGGYENDAHVNIRWVHAEEVTQLNVDKLLAGVDGILVPGGFGDRGIEGKIVAAQYARERNIPYFGICLGMQIAVIEYARHVAGMDGAHTSEIDPQTPYPVIDLLPEQQDIEDKGGTMRLGAYPCRLREGSLAAAAYQADWVSERHRHRYEFNNEFRAKLEENGLVITGTSPDGRLVEIVEVPNHRWYVGVQFHPEFTSRPNRAQPLFREFIAASVAYQSER
- a CDS encoding response regulator, whose product is MSYKVLVVDDQFGIRVLLQEVLQREGYEIFQAPNGTTALDIVQREHPDLILLDMKIPGMDGLEILRNIRKLELDTKVIMMTAYGELDLIQEAMEMGALAHFTKPFDIDELRQAVKDQLQS